The Phormidium ambiguum IAM M-71 DNA segment ATTACCAATCCTGAATTCATCAGGAAAGGGAATTTCCGCCATTGGTTGTTTCGCGTGCTTTTCAAACAGCACTAACGTACAAGATTGGGCGTGAGAGGAAAAAATAGAGAAGTTGACTCCCCCTGGAACGATAGTTGCACCAAAAGGAAAAGGCCGCCCAGTACGAAGTTTAAATTTATCGTAAGTGTGGGTAGGATGGGTGTCAATTCTTAAGTCCATAAATTCTGAGCATGAGGTTGATTAATTAAACATTAAAAACCCAAATTTTCGCTGATTTAATTTGTTGATATTGGCAAATTTTGTCGCACAGCTAACATAGTAATATCATCAAAAGGATCGGCTTCAGCGATATGAGATTTGATTTCAGTTTTGATTCGTTCTACTAAAGAAACAGCAGAAGAAGCAGGTGCTTCTAATAGTGACAGCAATCGCTGTTCGGTAAAGGGAACATCTTCTGGAGAACGGGCATCGGGGACACCATCTGAGAAACTTAGCACAACATCTCCAGGTTCTAGCTGTACTCGTTTGATTTCGTAATCAATGTTATAAATTGTGCCCACAGCAGGCCCCGTAGGTTTGAGACGTTCTAAAGCCCCAGAAGCACGCAGAATAATGGGCGGTACGTGCCCACCATTAATGTAAGTAAGTACGCCAGTTGTGGGATTGAGTACCCCAAAAAAGATGGTGGCGAACATACACAATCTTTGGTGATTTTGGGCAATGTAATTGTTAGTTAAAACGATCGCCTTTAGCGCATCAATAACTTTAACTGTATTTGGCGGAACTTCTGCTAATTCACCATCTATAGCTAACGGTAGTACTACATCAGGAATCTTTTCCTCAGTTTGCTTTGGTAATTCAAAGGAATAATAACCGGAAAAGATGCGTAATAAACTGCGAAACAACCCCATAAATAAAGCTGCTCCCACACCTTTATCACAAACATCTCCAACTACTAAACCCACTGAACCATCAGGAAAACGGAAAGTATCGTAGAAATCGCCAGCTACTTGCCGCGCTGGGTAGAAACAAGCGACAAATTCCCAACCTGGTAAACTCACTAGTGGATTGGGGAGAAAATCTCGCTGAATTTCTCTAGCTCTTTCTAACTCTTTTCTCAGTTGATTCGAGTAACTGTCTAGTTCGTCATAACAGCGAGCGTATTCTGTAGCTAAAGCAATTTGCCGAGACATCGACTGCATGAAGTTAGCAATCACATGACCAAAGTACCCGGGCTGAGAGTGCATTAAAGTGAGGACAGCGAGTAATTTGCCTTTTCTCAGGATAGGTACGCTGAGCACTGAGCGCATGAATGGGGGTTGATTAAAGAGCGATCGCAAATTTTCGATTTCCAAAACATCTGCTAAAGGCACAGTTTGGCGATGATTATCTACCCAATTAATGTATGACTCACTAGTGAGAATCAACTGCACAGGAGTTAAATCTTCCTCTTGGGGGATGCTCTTTTGCACAGCACCATTTGACCCTAAAAACACCAAACAACCACTTTCTGCACCAGTCAGTTTGCTGGAAAGTTCAAAAGCTTGTAGGAGAATGTTATCTAAAATTTCTCCCGGCTTCGGACTTTCTGCCATATTTAGCATATTTTCCAGCATCCGATTTTGGGCTTCCAGAGCGAGTTTAGCAATCTTTAGTTCAGCTACTTCTTGTTGCAGTGCTGCCATTTGCTCTAATAAATTTTCCGTTGATTGATTCTGAGTTTCCATAACTGCTTCAGTTTTTAGTCGTTAAGCGTTAGATCTGTATTATTCCTGAAGCAGAGGCGATCGTGCCTGTAACTCTTGAGATAGGTGCTATAACCTTGAGCCATAGCACCTATTTTGCCGTGCAGTCTGACTATTCATGCCGCCGACTTACGCCAGCACTTTCAATCCTGCATCTAAATCATCGCATCTGGTAAAAAAGTCCAAAAATCCAGTAATGGACATCGTATCCTTAATTTCTTCCGAAAGTCCTACCAGTACTAACTGACCATTATTACCAGTCACTTGTCGATACAGAGAAAGTAACAATCGTAACCCAGCACTGGAAGTGTATGGAACTTTAGTCATATCCAGCAAAATTTTACTTCCTGGCTTTGCCAAGGGTAAAACTTCTTCCTGTACTTTAGGTGCTGTGGTGGCATCAATGTCGCCAGCCATTTCGACGACAGTGACATCTTTGAGGTTTTTTATATTAATGTCCATTTCACTTATTTGGGAATCGTCAACAGCTGATTGTAGATGGCAATTTAAAGATTATTTCAAATTGCCATCTCAAATCTCAAGTTTCCCATTCCTAGCGAGGAACGATATTTACCTTGACTTTGACCTGTTCCTGCGTATCTGGGAGTTTCACAGTCAAGGCATCAGCATCAAAATTGCTGTATTCTTCTTCATTGATCCAAACTTTGCCAATGCTGATACTTCCCGGAGGTAAAATATCTGGTGCAACCCGTAAGATATTATCTTTAAATGCTCCTGGCATTGGCTTAAAGTAAAAGTCCATTGGGTATTTGAAAATCAGCAAGTTCTGATAAACTGCTGACAAATAGCAGAGTTCTGTTGAGTGATAAGCACTCATGGAGTGACTGCCTTTAAAGCGTTCTGTGCCCATCAAGAACGGCAAGCCATTTGCTAACGTATTGAAGTAAATTGCACCGTCATCATGATCGAGGAAGTGAGCATTATAGAATGCTGAAGCTTCACGGGCATGGCGTAAGTATTCAGGATTTTTTACAGTACCATTGAGAATTAAGTAAGCTAAAATTGCTTGTTCTTGTTGCCACCACGCTTTGCGATCGTGCCACACAAAACGGTAATGTTCTTCACCTTCTGCTAACACCCGCTCTACTACATCGTACCAACCACCACGTTGTTTATCGCTACCTACATCTGGCATTAATTGAGCAATCTTTTCCGCCAAAGCAACATATTGATCCTTGGGTTTTAAGCTTTGCATCCGCATTAAATTCCAAGCAATTTTCAAGTTATGCCCAATCACAGCGCGGTTTTGTTGCCACCCCCACTCTTGATCTTTGCTCCAATCTTCGTGGAATTTTTCTTGCACAAATGGGCTATTTTCGTAATCGGGGAAATACTTCTCGATCGTGTCAAAAGTATACTCCAACATATCAGCATACTTTTGTTCCCCTGTTGCCAACCACAAGTTAATTAAATAAGCTGGAGCATGATCGCCCACAGAGTTCCAATTTTTCCGAGCACGGTTACGTCCCAAAGACTCTGCACGAGGATCTAAAGTAATAGGATCGATGTGCGAAAAATAGCCGCCTTGCTCTTTATCTAAGTAGAATCTGTCAAACAAATCTACCGTCATTTCCGCATCTTTTAAAATACGGGGGTCGCCAGTAATTCTGTATGTTTGAATCGGCCCTGCTAAAGCATAAATTTGTTCATAAGCCGGGATACAATCGTAGTCATCGCTAAACTCAGAAACTAACAGTTTTTGTTCCCGTTTACCCTGAACTTTAATCCCGTGATACCAGTAAATTAAATTTTCATCAGGGTCATAAAATCTCATGTGTTCCCGCAGGTAATTGCTACCTTTTTCCGCAGCTTCTAAAAAGCGGTCTTCGCCTGTGAGTAAATAAGCAGAAGCTAAACCATAAACCAAGCGGGAAATTGTATCAGTTTCTTGCAGATAATCATCAGGTTTTTTCTCACCTGATAAGTTCAGCATGGTGCGGTAGTTATGATAATTAATTTCTTTGTCGGGATAACCAAATTGCCATTTTAGATAACAATCTGCGATCGATCGAATTTGTGCTACCCACCAATCAGGTTCTTCGTGGCGATACTTATCAGGTGCTTCCCCAGGAAACACAAAAGATTTCACCTCAAATTTGTGTCCATCTCCTTGTGGATAGAACACACCATAAGCAAATACGTGCTGTCCAGGTGTTAGCAATTCTGCCAATCGTTGCGTAGCATCAATGTAAGATTCCCCCAAATTTTGGGCAATTCTTCCCCAAGCAGTCGGTGTTAAATATGCGGTATATTCCCGCCCATCTGACGTTTTTATGCCAAAGCATTTATGATGGCGATCGAAGTGAGTAACATACCCACCAATAGTATCGGAGAACGTAAAATTCATGCGTTCCATTTGGAATTGTCTCCTGGATAGTTAAACAAAGTGACCAAAGCTAATAAATCAGGAAAAATCTAAATTTAAACCGCTACCTCTTGGGCTTTTTGCGTTTTTTCAATCTCCGCAACAAAAGCCTCCATGAATTCATCGACTACACCAGGATGCTTCCCTGTAATCAAATTATCATCAATAACTAAATCTGCGGTTACATCACCATCAAAAACCACATCTGCTCCAGCATTTTCCACATCACAAATAATATTGTGAGCGCAAGTAACCTGACGACCAGTGAGTAAATCTTTATCAGCACATAGCAGCCATAAACTATGACAAATAGTACCAATCTTTACCTTTCCAAGATCCATTGCTTTTCTGATAAATGCCACTGCCGGAGCTTGATTTTTCTCCCCTTTCTTAACATTTACCTGATATCTTAAGCGATCCATTGCATAAGCACCGATGCAAATTATACCCTTATAATCTGCTGGATTGATGTCGTTAACGTCTGTAGTCACCGTAACATGAAATTCAATTTGGTCGTTTTCAGGATTAGAACCAAAAGTTAATGAAGAATTACCCCACAAATGAGAGATATATTCTACTTCATAACCTTGTAGCGGGAAGTATTCATTGAATTTCTTATATTCAGTTGGGTCAAAATGTTCTTCAATAAGTACGCCAATTTTTCCTTTAGTTTGAGTTGCCATTTTTCCAAACCCCTTATTAATAAACTACTAATTGATTTTACGCAGCAAACACAGGAGAAATATCCATGTAAACTCGCAAATCACTAAATAACTCGCCTTTCATCCGAATGATATCTGTACAAGGAAGAGTTACAACTTTGCCGTCATGACGAGTGTAAGTAACTTCCATTTCGCAAACAACTACATCTCCCATTTCCCACATAGATTTAATGTCATGAGAGACAGATTTCAACTTTTGGCGAAAGGCAACTGAAGACTCATGAATAGCTTTACGTCCGGTAACTGGTGGTGCATTAGCAAATCGGAAATAAGCGTCTTCAGTAAAATATGAGGCAAATTCATCAGCAGTTCTGGTGTTAGTTAAAAAACGTTGAACAATATTTGCCCTATCTCCTGGGAAAATCACCGATGTTGAACTTTTTCCGCTTAATTTATCTTGCTCAGCCATTCTCATTATGTGTTAGAACTGGTGAATAAACGCCCGGTTTCTTAGGTGAAAATCTAGTTAAGAAACCGGAATTTTGCTTATGAAAAAGCGGGATTAGCATCAAGAAATGCTTGGTATTCTTGAACCTTGTTACCTTGAAAACGAATAATATTCAAACAAGGAAACTTAAATACCTTGCCATCTTTACGGAAGTAAGTAACATCCAATTCAACTGTTACTGTGTTGTCATCAACTTGCCACATATTATGTACATCATGGGAAACTTTGCTGAACATTCCCATAATTGGTAGAGCAAAATCTTTGATAGCTTGTGGGCCGATTATTGGAGGATTATTAGCAATTTTGTAAGCGCCATCGGGAGCAAAATAAGTAATGTATTCCTCGATGTTATTTGCTTCTACAGCTGCGATCAAACGTTTGGCAATATCCAAAATTGTTTCCTGCTTAGTTTCCGGTGTCACAAATAGGGGAGATGGGTCCATATAAACCAGCATTTCCTTCACTTTGTCGCCTTCCATGCGGAAAATATCTGTGCAAGGAAGTGTCAGCACGCTGCCATCATTACGGATGTAGTTAATTTCCAACTCACAAATGACTGAATCGGCATTTTCCCACATAGATTTAATATCAAAAGAAATCCCTTTGATATAGTCAAGATGACTCGCCATTGTTGCTTCTCGAATCGCTTTTTTACCAATGGCAGGTGGATAATTACCAAAGCGGTAATGTGCGTCTTCGGTGAAGTTACTCAGGGCTGTATCTACATCCATTCTTTCAAATAAACCAATCAAATTTTTGATGATGGATGCTCTAGCTCCGGGAAACATTGTCGTGGTCATAATTCCTCCGTGTCGTTAGTATTTCTCTGGCAAAAAATGGTTTAAATTTTTGAGATTTATGGAGTAGTAAACATGGGCATAATGTCCATAAAAATCCTTAACTCACTGATTTTGTCGCCTTTAAAACGCACGGTATCAGCACAGGGTAAAGTAAATACTTTGCCATCATGACGGACGTAAGTAACTTCCATTTCAATGATGACTAATTCTTCTGAAGGTTGCCAAACATTTTTAATATGGTGGTGCAGTCCTTCACATTTTTCTAAGAAGCCCGCAGACGAATCCTTTATACCTTGCTTGCCGTAAACTACAGGGAAATTACCGAATTGATAGAGGCAATCTTCTGTAAAAAATTCCACAAAGTTATTGACATTCATTGCCTCACCAGCGAGGAATAATTGCTTGAGAATGTCAACTTTGGAACCGGAATATTTTGGCCATTTCTTAGTATGAGGCCATTCCCATTTGGTTGTTGTTGCTGTCATCATATTTCCATTCTCCTTAATTGCGTCTGATGCCCAAGGAAAGTTTCTACCAGTTAATTGGTTATATTCTTGTTGTGCCCGTTTAAAGTTTTTCAGGGCGGTTCTTCTAACTTGATTAAATTCTAGTTGTTCGCCATTTGGCCCTTTGCAATAAAATAATGCCCAACCATCAAAATCTCCGGGAAATTCGGTTTTAGCAAAGGAGAGTCCGGTTTTTCTTCTTTCAGCTTCGGAGTTAACGTGAATAGTTTTGTTCACTACAACATTGGTCATTCCCCGTCTTTGACATTCATCTTCTAGCATTTGGGCAAAGTCGTTTAAATCAACATCATCTTTGACATGGAAAGAGATGTGAGGTACGTTTGCAAAACCTACGGAAGAAGGAACTTTGCTAAAAACATTGGGAGCTTTTGGTGATAATTTGGCATCACGGAAGTGAATCACTTCTACACAAGTGTTTCCGAAGGAAATAAATCTAACATCTAGTGATTCTTGGGTATTATCTCTGATGTTCGGAACGCCAACGCTTCTGGGGTTAATCCCTTTTTGTAGGGCTTCTAATTCTTCTTTTTGAAACAACAGATTATGTAAATCTTCGCCATAAAATCCGTCGCCTCCGATCGCAATTTTGCCCCCCAACACCTCCGTATAAAACTCTATGGCTTTATCCATATCGTCTACAGTAATTCCGAAGTGTTGTACACCTTGGAGGTGTTGCGCTAAACTGGATTTTCCATTGTAATTGCCATTACTTAAAGGTGATTCTGAACTGTAATTATTAGTACCGACGTTTGCGATCATTTCTGTTACCTTGGAACTACCTTTTCCTATTTGTGTAATATGTCCTTCGTCAACAAAAGTGTAAGTAGATCGCTCTGGTAGAGCATTGATTTCTTTGATATAATTTCCCTGGATTTTAGTAGCAGCTAAATAGTCTTTTGATCTAAAAAATTGCTGCATTTCCTGATAGTTGGCAAAAGCAATTTCAAAAGCTGCTTGATATTGCTTTTCCGGGGATTCATAATGTGGATCGCTAGGAGGATGGGGACGAGGATCAAATAAATGCAACCTAAATTTTAAAACTTCTTGATTTTTGCTAATAGCTGGAGCAAAGGTATCGCTCATGTATTGGCGAAATTCTGCTAAACTTGCGCCATCAGTTTTTTTAATTAAAACATGGAGTTTAATTGCGTCTATTGCTCCGTTTAGGCGATCGATATAAGTTACCGAATTCCCCGGACTAGTAGTGTAACCAACTGCTTTACTAAACAAATTTTTTCCATCATTTTCCAGAAGATAAGCTGATTGAAAATAAGCTTGTCGATCGCTCTCATTAGCAAAAATTATTTCGGCAATTCCATCACACCGATCGATTTCTGTAGCAGTTGATTTAATTCCATTTAAAGTAGGCCAAATATCAATTATTTGGGGATCTAAATGATGTTGCCAATTTTGATATTGTCCAGGTAATTGCGCCCCTAAAGAGCCGTTAACATTTTTCCAATAGTCACTGAAAAGTGCGGTATTTAGATCCTGTTTTTTCCACAAAAGAGTGTAAAAGGCAACTGTTTGTTGGCGTTCGCGTGTTGCATAATCAGGTGTCATTGCTGCTGTCCCCTGTCCGCCGATTTGCTGAAAAATTTCCTTGAGCATTCCGAAGCATCCTGCAACTTTATTAAATCCCGCGTACACGCACATAAATAATAATAATTCTTCAATTTCTTCACGAGTTGCTCCCTGTTTGAGAGCCATATCTATGTGTGCAGGAAAGGGGTTGCCGGGACCATTATGGCTTTGATTAACTATGTCGATTGCGATCGTAATTAGGGCTTTAGTTTTTTGGTCAATTAATGGCAATCCCCAAACTTCACCAGCTACGCGAGTAACAAAGTCACCAAACTTTGGATTAATTTTTTTTAAACCCTCTTGCAGTTCTTTATCGTCTAAAACTGCATTTTTGTAAGGTTGGTTATTTGTCATCTTAAGTGCTGATTAAAAAAGTTTTGAGTTTTGAGTTTGTAGGGGCGGGTTTAGCAGAAAATTCTGTGAACACAGCAGAAGAGTTGACAACAAAACCCGCCCTTACAAAGTTTTGAGTCGGGACTAGGAGAGTTTTGACTTTTGAGTTTTGAATTAGGGAGGGAGTTATGAGTTTTAAGTTATCTCCCCTGCCCCCCTGCTCCCCTGCTCCCCTGCTTCCTCTATGTGGTAATTAATTGAATCAATTCATTAGGTGCGTAAACATCACGATAGAAGGTCAATTGTTCGGTTTTCAGGTAACAAGCACCCCGATGTCCACGACGTACCCAAGTTACATTTCCTTTTGCAAGTGTTTCGTTAGTTTCGTCGTCTACACACTTCCATTCAAAGTATGTAACTTCGCCATGAAACATCACAATTGGCCAACACATTGTTACTCCTGGTTGAGCAATTAAAGCCCACCAATGTTTTTCCCGTTCTTTTTGTTGATCTAAGCCAAAATAGGGGCCATCTTGACACAAATAAACTAGGTCATCCCGATATTCACCTGTTAAGATATCGCCTCTTCCTTGGCGCAATGCTTCACAGTGAGTTGGCCA contains these protein-coding regions:
- a CDS encoding nuclear transport factor 2 family protein, translated to MTTTMFPGARASIIKNLIGLFERMDVDTALSNFTEDAHYRFGNYPPAIGKKAIREATMASHLDYIKGISFDIKSMWENADSVICELEINYIRNDGSVLTLPCTDIFRMEGDKVKEMLVYMDPSPLFVTPETKQETILDIAKRLIAAVEANNIEEYITYFAPDGAYKIANNPPIIGPQAIKDFALPIMGMFSKVSHDVHNMWQVDDNTVTVELDVTYFRKDGKVFKFPCLNIIRFQGNKVQEYQAFLDANPAFS
- a CDS encoding nuclear transport factor 2 family protein; translation: MAEQDKLSGKSSTSVIFPGDRANIVQRFLTNTRTADEFASYFTEDAYFRFANAPPVTGRKAIHESSVAFRQKLKSVSHDIKSMWEMGDVVVCEMEVTYTRHDGKVVTLPCTDIIRMKGELFSDLRVYMDISPVFAA
- a CDS encoding DJ-1/PfpI family protein, giving the protein MATQTKGKIGVLIEEHFDPTEYKKFNEYFPLQGYEVEYISHLWGNSSLTFGSNPENDQIEFHVTVTTDVNDINPADYKGIICIGAYAMDRLRYQVNVKKGEKNQAPAVAFIRKAMDLGKVKIGTICHSLWLLCADKDLLTGRQVTCAHNIICDVENAGADVVFDGDVTADLVIDDNLITGKHPGVVDEFMEAFVAEIEKTQKAQEVAV
- a CDS encoding AGE family epimerase/isomerase, with protein sequence MERMNFTFSDTIGGYVTHFDRHHKCFGIKTSDGREYTAYLTPTAWGRIAQNLGESYIDATQRLAELLTPGQHVFAYGVFYPQGDGHKFEVKSFVFPGEAPDKYRHEEPDWWVAQIRSIADCYLKWQFGYPDKEINYHNYRTMLNLSGEKKPDDYLQETDTISRLVYGLASAYLLTGEDRFLEAAEKGSNYLREHMRFYDPDENLIYWYHGIKVQGKREQKLLVSEFSDDYDCIPAYEQIYALAGPIQTYRITGDPRILKDAEMTVDLFDRFYLDKEQGGYFSHIDPITLDPRAESLGRNRARKNWNSVGDHAPAYLINLWLATGEQKYADMLEYTFDTIEKYFPDYENSPFVQEKFHEDWSKDQEWGWQQNRAVIGHNLKIAWNLMRMQSLKPKDQYVALAEKIAQLMPDVGSDKQRGGWYDVVERVLAEGEEHYRFVWHDRKAWWQQEQAILAYLILNGTVKNPEYLRHAREASAFYNAHFLDHDDGAIYFNTLANGLPFLMGTERFKGSHSMSAYHSTELCYLSAVYQNLLIFKYPMDFYFKPMPGAFKDNILRVAPDILPPGSISIGKVWINEEEYSNFDADALTVKLPDTQEQVKVKVNIVPR
- a CDS encoding anti-sigma factor antagonist (This anti-anti-sigma factor, or anti-sigma factor antagonist, belongs to a family that includes characterized members SpoIIAA, RsbV, RsfA, and RsfB.), which gives rise to MDINIKNLKDVTVVEMAGDIDATTAPKVQEEVLPLAKPGSKILLDMTKVPYTSSAGLRLLLSLYRQVTGNNGQLVLVGLSEEIKDTMSITGFLDFFTRCDDLDAGLKVLA
- a CDS encoding GAF domain-containing SpoIIE family protein phosphatase, with amino-acid sequence METQNQSTENLLEQMAALQQEVAELKIAKLALEAQNRMLENMLNMAESPKPGEILDNILLQAFELSSKLTGAESGCLVFLGSNGAVQKSIPQEEDLTPVQLILTSESYINWVDNHRQTVPLADVLEIENLRSLFNQPPFMRSVLSVPILRKGKLLAVLTLMHSQPGYFGHVIANFMQSMSRQIALATEYARCYDELDSYSNQLRKELERAREIQRDFLPNPLVSLPGWEFVACFYPARQVAGDFYDTFRFPDGSVGLVVGDVCDKGVGAALFMGLFRSLLRIFSGYYSFELPKQTEEKIPDVVLPLAIDGELAEVPPNTVKVIDALKAIVLTNNYIAQNHQRLCMFATIFFGVLNPTTGVLTYINGGHVPPIILRASGALERLKPTGPAVGTIYNIDYEIKRVQLEPGDVVLSFSDGVPDARSPEDVPFTEQRLLSLLEAPASSAVSLVERIKTEIKSHIAEADPFDDITMLAVRQNLPISTN